One genomic region from Diabrotica undecimpunctata isolate CICGRU chromosome 9, icDiaUnde3, whole genome shotgun sequence encodes:
- the LOC140451212 gene encoding uncharacterized protein, which yields MAPAPGHTREKQIDHIAISKRWRSSLLTVRNKRGADIASDHHLVIGTTKMKMAKNKTTRNTKRPTYNLDKLKTVPGRHMFREELQLKTREREINSWEDFADVLTKIAEDKLGKKEKDRKEWISDKTWNLIEERKQRKKDILQARTVERRAHRQQEYQTINKSVKRKARRDKRRCAEQLAKQAETAAQYNRTRELYQITRRLTQKGSNSSNIVRSKTGELLTTTDDQVERWKEHFQEMLDNPFTGMAILSSLNPLL from the coding sequence ATGGCACCTGCACCTGGCCATACAAGAGAAAAACAAATAGACCACATCGCTATATCAAAAAGATGGAGATCATCTCTTCTTACTGTACGTAATAAAAGAGGAGCAGACATCGCAAGTGACCATCATCTCGTAATTGGTACCACTAAAATGAAGATGGCAAAAAACAAAACCACGCGAAACACCAAGAGACCAACTTACAATCTAGATAAACTAAAAACGGTCCCAGGAAGACATATGTTTAGAGAGGAACTTCAACTCAAAACAAGAGAACGTGAAATAAATAGCTGGGAAGATTTCGCAGATGTTTTGACAAAAATAGCTGAAGACAAACTGGGTAAAAAAGAGAAAGATAGAAAGGAATGGATATCAGATAAAACATGGAATCTTATCGAGGaaagaaaacaacgaaaaaaagaTATCCTGCAAGCAAGAACTGTAGAAAGAAGAGCACACCGACAACAGGAatatcaaacaataaataaatcagttaaaAGAAAAGCAAGAAGAGACAAAAGAAGGTGTGCCGAACAACTGGCAAAACAAGCAGAAACAGCTGCACAATACAACAGAACTAGGGAGCTTTACCAAATTACTAGACGACTAACACAAAAAGGGTCCAACTCTTCGAACATTGTGAGATCCAAGACAGGCGAATTACTTACTACAACAGATGACcaagtagagagatggaaagagcatTTTCAGGAGATGCTAG